From a single Lolium rigidum isolate FL_2022 chromosome 7, APGP_CSIRO_Lrig_0.1, whole genome shotgun sequence genomic region:
- the LOC124677233 gene encoding uncharacterized protein LOC124677233, producing MATTKPRGSLMIIFFVLLASAVSLFVDGAGSVAKEACAKTPKPSNCEELLSSSPAADVTALAQAAVAAAAKTATEAAAAARAERDKLPNGKTQWRCMDSCAAGFEEAATKFKPGAGGPAAGAGAKLLEVLDFVVLDEEKEKSKDWEWKWSCNECKADPTAPAGLVVKNKEFDKIMEFLPAILKQTPAVVANSTKPAATKA from the coding sequence ATGGCGACGACGAAGCCTCGCGGTTCCCTGATGATCATCTTCTTCGTCCTACTCGCCTCAGCCGTTTCCTTGTTCGTCGACGGCGCCGGCAGCGTCGCCAAGGAGGCCTGCGCCAAGACGCCGAAGCCGAGCAACTGCGAGGAGCTCCTGTCGTCGAGCCCCGCGGCCGACGTAACGGCTCTGGCccaggccgccgtcgccgccgccgccaagaccgccaccgaggccgccgccgccgcgcgcgcggagCGGGACAAGCTCCCCAACGGCAAGACGCAGTGGCGGTGCATGGACAGCTGCGCGGCGGGGTTCGAGGAGGCGGCCACAAAGTTCAAGCCCGGCGCTGGTGGCCCCGCCGCGGGAGCCGGCGCGAAGCTCTTGGAGGTGCTAGACTTCGTGGTGTTggatgaggagaaggagaagtCCAAGGACTGGGAGTGGAAGTGGAGCTGCAACGAGTGCAAGGCCGACCCGACCGCGCCGGCCGGGCTCGTCGTCAAGAACAAGGAGTTCGACAAGATCATGGAGTTTCTGCCTGCCATCCTCAAGCAGACGCCCGCTGTTGTCGCAAATTCCACCAAGCCGGCGGCCACCAAGGCCTAG